From Pontibacter actiniarum, a single genomic window includes:
- a CDS encoding TVP38/TMEM64 family protein, with protein MKSLPYLRSFIRENASTFVSMLLLVVVPVVVSSTAAVVLYNYQGLLQGLSVWEMLLYFAVISVTMALALTPTTFVALVSGFYLGWSGFAGIVVSYGIAALIGYSIAQFVDHGKMMSFLNRFDKARALMQELRSESWSLIFLTRISPVLPFALMNFVLSLLQIDKRKFFLASIVGMLPRTVFFFWVGTQARDVVQALQNPDSGRSGQILMVALIVISIGGLYFLFDKALKRSLRKAAAKNE; from the coding sequence ATGAAGTCACTCCCGTACCTGCGAAGCTTTATACGCGAAAATGCCTCAACGTTTGTTTCCATGCTCCTGCTGGTCGTGGTGCCGGTGGTGGTGAGCTCAACAGCGGCTGTAGTACTCTACAACTACCAGGGGCTGCTGCAGGGGCTGTCGGTGTGGGAGATGCTGCTGTACTTCGCCGTTATTTCGGTTACCATGGCCCTGGCGCTTACGCCAACTACCTTTGTGGCCCTGGTGAGCGGCTTTTACCTGGGCTGGAGCGGCTTTGCCGGCATTGTGGTGTCGTATGGCATCGCCGCGCTGATCGGCTACAGCATTGCTCAGTTTGTGGACCATGGCAAAATGATGAGCTTCCTGAACCGCTTCGATAAGGCACGGGCACTGATGCAGGAGCTACGCAGCGAAAGCTGGAGCCTGATCTTCCTGACGCGCATCTCGCCGGTGCTGCCCTTCGCATTGATGAACTTCGTGCTTTCGCTGCTGCAGATTGACAAGCGGAAGTTTTTCCTGGCGAGCATCGTGGGCATGCTACCGCGCACAGTTTTCTTCTTTTGGGTGGGCACGCAGGCACGCGATGTGGTGCAGGCCCTGCAGAACCCCGATAGCGGGCGCAGCGGCCAGATCCTGATGGTGGCGTTAATTGTTATTTCTATCGGAGGCCTTTACTTCCTGTTCGACAAGGCTTTAAAGCGCTCCCTGCGGAAAGCGGCGGCAAAAAATGAATAA
- a CDS encoding isoaspartyl peptidase/L-asparaginase family protein — translation MKKSLYLLCLFLLTAFVSMAQGKPDYSKITLVIHGGAGTITRANMTPEKEKAYREKLNEALQVGYGVLKKGGTSMDAVEATIHVMENSPLFNAGKGAVFTNEGKNEMDAAMMDGKTLQAGSVASVTTIKNPISAARAVMEKSEHVMMIGDGAEKFAKMNGVEIVDPSYFYTETRFNQLQKIKGEEKTQLDHDGGTSSSENIFTEGNKFGTVGCVALDAYGNLAAGTSTGGMTNKRYGRVGDAPIIGAGTYADNSTCAVSATGHGEYFIRNVVAHDIAALMAYKGWPVQKAAEEVVMKKLVGRGGEGGVIALDKNGNVAMPFNSAGMYRGFMKNGKAEVYIYKD, via the coding sequence ATGAAAAAGAGCTTATACTTGCTGTGCCTGTTTCTGCTTACGGCCTTTGTGAGCATGGCACAGGGGAAACCCGATTACAGTAAAATAACGCTGGTGATACACGGCGGGGCCGGCACCATTACCCGCGCCAACATGACGCCGGAGAAAGAGAAGGCGTACCGCGAAAAACTGAACGAGGCGCTGCAGGTTGGCTACGGTGTGCTGAAGAAAGGCGGCACCAGCATGGATGCCGTAGAGGCTACGATACATGTGATGGAAAACTCGCCGCTGTTTAACGCAGGCAAGGGGGCGGTTTTCACCAACGAAGGCAAAAACGAGATGGACGCCGCCATGATGGACGGCAAAACGCTGCAGGCCGGCTCCGTGGCCAGTGTAACCACCATTAAAAACCCTATATCGGCGGCGCGTGCCGTTATGGAGAAGTCGGAGCACGTGATGATGATCGGGGACGGGGCCGAGAAGTTCGCCAAAATGAACGGCGTAGAGATTGTGGACCCGTCGTACTTTTACACCGAAACGCGCTTCAACCAACTGCAGAAAATAAAGGGGGAGGAGAAAACGCAGCTGGACCACGACGGCGGCACCAGCAGCAGCGAGAATATTTTTACAGAGGGCAACAAGTTCGGCACCGTGGGCTGTGTGGCGCTGGATGCCTACGGCAACCTGGCGGCAGGAACCTCTACCGGCGGCATGACCAACAAGCGCTACGGCCGGGTGGGCGATGCCCCGATCATCGGTGCCGGCACGTACGCCGACAACAGCACCTGCGCCGTATCGGCAACCGGGCACGGGGAGTACTTTATCCGCAACGTGGTGGCCCACGATATTGCCGCCCTGATGGCCTACAAAGGATGGCCTGTGCAGAAGGCCGCTGAGGAGGTGGTGATGAAGAAGCTGGTGGGCCGCGGCGGCGAAGGCGGTGTTATTGCCCTCGACAAAAACGGTAACGTGGCCATGCCCTTCAACTCGGCGGGGATGTACCGCGGCTTCATGAAGAACGGCAAAGCCGAAGTGTACATCTACAAAGACTAA
- the dnaE gene encoding DNA polymerase III subunit alpha, protein MPVFSHLHTHTQYSLLDGQASISALMKKAQADGMPAVAMTDHGNMFAAFNFVAEANKYNVKPIVGCEFYLVKDRHLKTFSKEVKDVRHHQLLLAKDQEGYQNLAKLCSLSYIEGVYSKWPRIDKELLLKYSKGLIATSCCIGAEVPQAILWKSEEEAEEIFKWWLDVFGEDYYIEIQRHGLQNIDGTGKSQEDINQVLLKWAKKYNVKVICTNDSHYVDQEDWNAHDILLCVNTGEDQSTPVGDFQTKYYRFLSDDQKVIYDTVENVRSKYSNHSTVRQMLNRIDEAGPKTRFGFPNDQFYFKTQAEMNELFKDVPEAVDNTNEIVDKITPPKLKRDILLPNFPIPPEHAGPDAFLRHLTYEGAKKRYTDITPDVEERLDYELRIIETMGFAGYFLIVQDFINRGRDMGVFVGPGRGSAAGSAVAYCIGITNIDPIKYNLLFERFLNPERVSMPDIDIDFDDVNRQRVIDYVVDKYGKTQVAQIITFGTMAAKSSIKDVARSTSLPLAEANELAKMVPDTPGTTLAKAFMENLDLAAIREGTDHRAAVLKLAEKLEGSVRNTGIHAAGVIIAPDDITNYIPVSTSKDADLLVTQFDGKVIESAGMLKMDFLGLKTLTIIKDALELIKKNHGVEIDIDEIPIDDEKTYQLYQRGDTIGTFQFESEGMRMYLKDLQPTNIEDLIAMNALYRPGPMQFIPNFINRKHGREDVEYPHELLEPILNYSYGIMVYQEQIMQTAQILAGYSLGGADLLRRAMGKKDMKKMAEEREKFIAGAAEIHKIPSKKASEVFDVMEKFAQYGFNRSHSAAYSVVAYQTGYLKAHYPAEYMAAVLTNNMNDIKKVTFFIEEARKQGVAVLGPDVNESLLKFNVNEQGQIRFGLAAIKGTGESAVDAIISEREANGMYQDIFDFSKRVNLRAVNKKTFESMALAGCFDSWELYHRAQLMEVPEGESMSLLEKAVRYGNNYQAEQQAAQQSLFGGSAAVAAPMPKIPEVQPWTQAEMLRREKEVVGFYMSGHPLDQFKLEIDSYCTCALSNIEEYKNRDVNVAGMVTDVVIRTAKNGNPFALFTIEDYDTTMQMALFGEDYVKFSPYLKIGLYLFIRGKVQLRYKTEDQWELKPQNIQLLGDVMDKMAQGVQLNINLQHFTPNLAEALEGAIVASVGQKRLEITLHVPEEKLALPTYSRKYRIDPKLFITSIKDMGLGECKLI, encoded by the coding sequence TTGCCTGTTTTTTCGCATTTACATACCCACACACAATACTCGCTGCTCGACGGCCAGGCCAGCATCAGTGCGCTCATGAAAAAAGCGCAGGCCGATGGTATGCCTGCCGTAGCCATGACGGACCACGGAAACATGTTTGCCGCCTTCAACTTTGTGGCCGAGGCAAACAAGTATAACGTGAAGCCGATTGTGGGCTGCGAGTTTTACCTGGTGAAAGACCGCCACCTTAAAACCTTCAGCAAAGAGGTAAAGGATGTGCGCCACCACCAGTTATTGCTAGCCAAAGACCAAGAAGGTTATCAGAACCTGGCCAAGCTTTGCTCACTCTCCTACATAGAAGGTGTGTACAGCAAATGGCCCCGCATTGATAAAGAACTGCTGCTGAAGTATAGCAAAGGCCTTATTGCCACCAGCTGCTGTATTGGTGCCGAAGTGCCACAGGCTATACTTTGGAAGAGCGAAGAAGAGGCCGAGGAAATCTTTAAATGGTGGCTGGATGTGTTCGGGGAGGATTATTATATCGAGATTCAGCGCCACGGCCTGCAGAACATAGATGGCACCGGCAAAAGCCAGGAAGACATAAACCAGGTGCTGCTAAAGTGGGCGAAGAAGTATAACGTAAAAGTTATCTGCACCAACGACTCGCACTATGTAGACCAGGAGGATTGGAATGCGCACGATATCCTGCTGTGCGTAAATACAGGCGAAGATCAAAGCACACCAGTTGGCGATTTCCAGACAAAGTATTACCGCTTTTTGTCTGATGACCAGAAGGTAATTTATGATACGGTGGAGAACGTGCGCAGCAAGTATAGCAACCACTCCACTGTGCGCCAGATGCTGAATCGTATTGATGAGGCCGGTCCGAAAACACGCTTTGGCTTCCCGAACGACCAGTTCTACTTCAAAACGCAGGCCGAAATGAACGAGCTGTTCAAGGATGTGCCGGAGGCTGTAGATAACACCAACGAGATTGTAGACAAGATCACGCCGCCAAAACTGAAGCGCGATATCCTGCTACCAAACTTCCCGATACCACCTGAGCACGCTGGTCCTGACGCTTTCCTGCGCCACCTCACTTATGAGGGAGCCAAGAAGCGCTATACAGACATTACCCCTGACGTAGAGGAGCGCCTGGATTATGAGCTGCGCATTATCGAGACGATGGGCTTTGCCGGTTACTTCCTCATCGTGCAGGACTTCATTAACCGTGGCCGCGATATGGGCGTGTTTGTGGGGCCTGGTCGTGGTTCGGCGGCTGGTTCTGCGGTGGCTTACTGCATTGGTATCACCAACATCGATCCGATCAAGTATAACCTGCTGTTCGAGCGATTCCTGAACCCGGAGCGTGTGTCGATGCCCGATATTGATATTGACTTTGACGACGTGAACCGCCAGCGTGTAATTGACTACGTGGTGGACAAGTATGGCAAAACGCAGGTAGCCCAGATTATTACCTTTGGTACGATGGCGGCTAAATCATCCATCAAAGACGTGGCGCGTTCTACCTCTTTACCTTTGGCAGAAGCCAACGAACTGGCGAAGATGGTGCCTGATACTCCGGGTACAACACTGGCGAAGGCCTTTATGGAGAACCTGGATCTGGCTGCTATCCGTGAGGGTACTGACCACCGTGCTGCCGTACTGAAGCTGGCCGAAAAGCTGGAAGGCTCTGTGCGAAACACAGGTATACACGCCGCAGGTGTAATCATTGCCCCGGACGATATCACGAACTACATCCCGGTTTCGACTTCTAAAGACGCCGACCTGCTGGTAACGCAGTTTGATGGTAAGGTGATTGAGAGTGCCGGTATGCTGAAGATGGACTTTCTGGGGCTGAAAACCCTAACCATCATCAAAGATGCACTGGAGCTTATCAAGAAGAACCACGGCGTTGAAATCGACATAGATGAAATTCCGATAGATGACGAAAAGACGTACCAGCTTTACCAGCGCGGTGATACCATTGGTACGTTCCAGTTCGAGTCGGAGGGTATGCGCATGTACCTCAAGGACCTGCAGCCTACCAACATTGAAGACTTGATTGCCATGAACGCCCTTTACCGACCGGGCCCGATGCAGTTCATCCCGAACTTCATTAACCGGAAGCATGGCAGAGAGGACGTAGAATACCCGCACGAGCTACTGGAGCCAATTCTGAACTACTCGTATGGTATCATGGTGTACCAGGAGCAGATCATGCAGACGGCCCAGATTCTGGCAGGTTACTCGCTGGGTGGTGCCGACTTGCTTCGCCGAGCTATGGGTAAGAAGGACATGAAGAAGATGGCCGAGGAGCGTGAGAAATTCATAGCCGGTGCCGCCGAAATTCATAAGATTCCTTCTAAGAAGGCTTCTGAGGTGTTCGACGTGATGGAGAAGTTTGCCCAGTACGGCTTTAACCGCTCCCACTCCGCTGCTTATTCTGTCGTAGCTTATCAAACAGGCTACCTGAAGGCGCACTACCCTGCTGAATACATGGCTGCTGTGCTTACCAACAACATGAACGACATCAAAAAGGTGACGTTCTTTATCGAGGAAGCACGCAAGCAAGGTGTAGCTGTACTTGGCCCTGACGTAAACGAATCCTTGCTGAAGTTCAATGTGAACGAGCAGGGGCAAATCCGTTTTGGTCTGGCTGCGATAAAAGGAACCGGTGAGTCTGCGGTAGATGCCATTATATCAGAGCGCGAGGCGAACGGCATGTACCAGGATATTTTTGACTTCTCTAAGCGTGTAAACCTGCGGGCGGTAAACAAAAAGACCTTTGAAAGTATGGCATTGGCTGGTTGCTTCGACTCATGGGAGCTTTACCACCGCGCCCAGCTAATGGAGGTGCCGGAAGGCGAAAGTATGAGTTTGCTGGAGAAAGCCGTGCGCTACGGTAACAACTACCAGGCAGAGCAACAGGCGGCACAGCAATCACTTTTTGGGGGTAGTGCCGCCGTGGCAGCGCCAATGCCTAAAATACCTGAAGTACAGCCCTGGACGCAGGCAGAGATGCTACGCCGTGAGAAAGAGGTGGTAGGCTTCTACATGTCGGGCCACCCGCTCGACCAGTTTAAGCTGGAGATAGACTCCTATTGCACTTGTGCCCTTTCGAACATCGAAGAGTATAAAAACCGGGATGTGAATGTGGCCGGCATGGTAACCGATGTGGTTATCAGAACGGCTAAAAACGGTAATCCCTTTGCGCTCTTCACTATAGAAGATTATGACACCACCATGCAGATGGCGCTGTTTGGAGAGGACTATGTAAAGTTCTCGCCTTACCTGAAGATAGGTTTATACTTGTTCATCAGGGGCAAAGTGCAGCTGCGCTATAAAACCGAGGACCAGTGGGAACTGAAGCCGCAGAACATACAGTTGCTCGGCGATGTGATGGACAAGATGGCACAGGGCGTACAGCTCAACATCAACCTCCAGCACTTTACACCAAACCTGGCCGAGGCGTTGGAAGGTGCCATTGTTGCGAGTGTCGGACAAAAGCGCCTGGAAATCACGCTGCACGTGCCGGAGGAGAAACTGGCCCTGCCCACCTACTCCCGCAAGTATAGAATTGATCCGAAGCTGTTTATAACGTCGATCAAGGATATGGGGCTGGGTGAGTGTAAGCTAATCTAG
- a CDS encoding OmpA/MotB family protein, whose protein sequence is MKFNFFKASLALALGSTMMVSCVSSKKYEDLQASKEAQERELAASKAKVDELSSSLKDREQKLADMERAMNEQQKILDNLKNEVNTALQGFNQGDLSVSVRDGKVYVSMSDKLLFPTGSTKVNPGGKKAIDQLVSVLKKNQEVGVMVEGHTDDVSVMNGMKYLTDNWDLSVLRATEITRLMTEKGLSPDRVTPAGRAFYMPVDTGRTAEAKAKNRRTEIILTPDFTEVYKILGIKA, encoded by the coding sequence ATGAAATTCAACTTCTTCAAAGCATCTCTGGCGCTGGCATTAGGCTCCACGATGATGGTATCTTGCGTTTCCTCAAAGAAATACGAAGACCTGCAGGCTAGCAAAGAAGCGCAGGAGCGTGAGCTGGCTGCCTCTAAAGCAAAGGTAGACGAGCTGTCTTCTTCTCTGAAAGACCGCGAGCAGAAACTAGCTGACATGGAGCGTGCCATGAACGAGCAGCAGAAGATCCTCGACAACCTGAAGAACGAGGTGAACACTGCCCTGCAAGGCTTTAACCAAGGCGACCTGAGCGTATCAGTGAGAGACGGCAAAGTATACGTGTCTATGTCTGATAAGCTGTTGTTCCCTACAGGTAGCACCAAAGTAAACCCAGGAGGCAAGAAAGCGATTGACCAGCTGGTAAGCGTACTGAAGAAGAACCAGGAAGTTGGTGTAATGGTAGAAGGCCACACAGATGACGTTTCGGTAATGAACGGTATGAAGTACCTGACTGACAACTGGGACCTGAGTGTGCTGCGTGCCACTGAGATCACCCGTCTGATGACAGAAAAAGGCCTGTCTCCGGACAGAGTAACGCCTGCTGGCCGTGCTTTCTACATGCCGGTTGACACAGGACGTACTGCTGAGGCGAAAGCTAAAAACCGCCGCACTGAAATCATCCTGACTCCAGACTTTACAGAGGTTTACAAAATCCTGGGCATCAAAGCCTAG
- a CDS encoding DUF421 domain-containing protein, translating into MQEVQDTFNFLFGIHDETLTWWQMSFRAVGVFFAALLIIRIGNHRIFGKNTAFDIVLGVIYGSVLSRAITGNAPFWPTIAAAFTLVMLHKGLASLAYHTNFGLGNIIKGKPKILVKNGELQRETMASSSVTENDILEALRSAGHKPDISNISAAYLERSGNISIICSE; encoded by the coding sequence ATGCAAGAAGTACAGGACACGTTTAACTTTCTTTTCGGCATCCATGACGAGACCCTGACCTGGTGGCAGATGTCGTTCAGGGCGGTGGGGGTATTCTTTGCGGCGCTGCTCATTATCCGGATCGGCAACCACCGCATCTTCGGCAAAAACACAGCTTTCGACATTGTGCTGGGGGTTATCTACGGTTCTGTGCTGAGCCGTGCCATTACCGGCAATGCGCCGTTCTGGCCCACTATTGCGGCTGCCTTTACGCTGGTGATGCTGCACAAGGGGCTTGCTTCCCTGGCTTACCACACGAACTTCGGCCTCGGTAACATCATTAAGGGCAAGCCAAAGATACTCGTGAAAAACGGAGAGCTGCAGCGGGAGACGATGGCGAGCAGCAGCGTGACCGAGAACGATATACTCGAAGCCTTGCGCAGCGCTGGCCATAAGCCCGACATCAGCAACATCAGCGCCGCTTATCTGGAGCGTAGCGGCAACATCAGCATCATCTGCAGCGAGTAA
- a CDS encoding DUF5329 family protein, translating to MKTKSWRYAVLPVILAVGIVSAQDVKAQITTDTSAATATAAPYTEEQKVNHLIQVISKMEGATFIRNGSEHTCAEAAEHLESKWEKHKDDVQTAQGFVEKLASRSGLTGEPYRIRFADGTEKTTNEVLMSELQQVEQR from the coding sequence ATGAAAACAAAGAGCTGGCGCTACGCAGTGCTACCCGTAATCCTGGCTGTCGGAATTGTCTCTGCACAAGATGTTAAGGCCCAAATAACAACAGACACGTCTGCTGCCACTGCCACTGCAGCGCCTTACACCGAGGAGCAGAAGGTAAACCACCTGATACAAGTAATCTCCAAAATGGAGGGGGCCACCTTTATCCGCAACGGCAGCGAACACACCTGTGCAGAAGCGGCAGAGCACCTGGAGTCTAAGTGGGAGAAGCACAAGGATGATGTGCAGACGGCCCAGGGCTTCGTGGAGAAGCTTGCCTCCCGCTCCGGCCTGACCGGCGAGCCTTACAGGATACGCTTTGCAGACGGCACCGAAAAAACGACCAACGAGGTGCTGATGAGCGAACTGCAGCAGGTGGAGCAGCGATAA
- a CDS encoding cystathionine gamma-synthase encodes MKFGTKAIHAGVEPDPSTGAIMTPIYQTSTYVQRSPGDHKGYEYSRTHNPTRTQLQNALAALENGKHGLCFSSGMAAVDAIMKMLKPGDEVISTNDLYGGSYRIFTKIFRNYGLKFHFTNMQELSNVEGLINENTKMIWVETPTNPLLNILDIKAYADMAKKHNLLLVADNTFATPYLQTPLDLGADIVMHSLTKYMGGHSDVVMGAVVVKDDGLNQQLAFIQNSCGATPGPQDCFLVLRGLKTLHLRMERHCQNGRQVAEYLKGHPKVGKVYWPGFEEHPNHEVAQKQMRDFGGMVSFELKGDNVDDATRLLENLKLFALAESLGGVESLCGHPATMTHASIPREDRMKAGLSDTLIRLSVGVEDAEDLIADLEQAIG; translated from the coding sequence ATGAAATTCGGAACAAAAGCTATACATGCTGGCGTGGAGCCAGACCCGAGCACAGGCGCTATCATGACGCCTATTTACCAAACCTCCACCTATGTGCAGCGCTCCCCCGGAGACCACAAGGGCTACGAATACTCCCGCACGCACAACCCAACCCGCACCCAGCTGCAGAATGCGCTGGCGGCGCTGGAGAACGGCAAGCACGGCCTCTGCTTCTCTTCGGGCATGGCCGCTGTGGACGCCATCATGAAAATGCTGAAGCCCGGCGACGAGGTGATCTCTACCAACGACCTGTACGGAGGCAGCTACCGCATCTTCACCAAAATCTTCCGTAACTACGGCCTTAAGTTCCATTTCACCAACATGCAGGAGCTGAGCAACGTGGAAGGGTTGATCAACGAAAACACAAAGATGATCTGGGTGGAGACGCCAACCAACCCGCTGCTCAACATCCTCGACATCAAGGCCTACGCTGACATGGCTAAAAAGCACAACCTGCTGCTGGTGGCGGATAACACGTTCGCCACGCCGTACCTGCAAACGCCGTTGGATTTGGGCGCTGACATTGTGATGCACTCGCTCACCAAGTACATGGGCGGCCACTCGGATGTAGTGATGGGCGCGGTTGTCGTAAAAGACGACGGCCTGAACCAGCAGCTGGCCTTTATCCAGAACTCCTGCGGTGCCACCCCGGGGCCGCAGGACTGCTTCCTGGTGCTGCGCGGCCTGAAGACCCTGCACCTGCGCATGGAGCGCCACTGCCAGAACGGCCGTCAGGTGGCGGAGTACCTGAAAGGGCACCCAAAGGTAGGGAAGGTGTACTGGCCGGGCTTTGAGGAGCACCCGAACCACGAGGTAGCCCAAAAGCAGATGCGCGACTTCGGTGGCATGGTGTCGTTTGAGCTGAAAGGCGATAATGTGGACGACGCGACGCGCCTGCTGGAGAACCTGAAGTTGTTTGCACTGGCGGAGTCTCTGGGCGGCGTAGAGTCGCTGTGCGGGCACCCAGCCACCATGACGCATGCCAGCATTCCGCGCGAAGACCGCATGAAGGCGGGCCTGAGCGACACCTTGATTCGCCTGAGCGTGGGCGTGGAAGATGCCGAAGACCTGATTGCCGACCTGGAGCAAGCCATCGGTTAG
- the trxA gene encoding thioredoxin has product MANKAIEITDANFDEIINSDKPVLVDFWAEWCGPCRMVGPIVEELAGEYEGKAVIGKVDVDANPQTSAKFGIRSIPTLLVFKNGEVVDKQVGAVPKNVLSQKLDSQMA; this is encoded by the coding sequence ATGGCTAACAAAGCGATAGAAATCACAGACGCGAATTTTGATGAGATCATCAATTCAGATAAACCGGTATTGGTAGACTTTTGGGCTGAGTGGTGCGGACCGTGCCGCATGGTAGGCCCGATCGTAGAGGAGCTGGCTGGCGAGTACGAAGGCAAAGCCGTGATCGGTAAAGTAGACGTAGACGCGAACCCACAGACTTCTGCCAAGTTCGGCATCCGCAGCATCCCGACGCTGCTGGTTTTCAAAAACGGCGAAGTAGTAGACAAGCAAGTGGGCGCTGTGCCTAAAAATGTGCTGTCTCAGAAGCTGGACTCTCAGATGGCGTAA
- a CDS encoding type IV toxin-antitoxin system AbiEi family antitoxin domain-containing protein: MNVTETIASTIDRLPRGYVFTYTDFGAVADKKEAVIKALNRMVASGKIAKLSKGKYYKPEITPFGELAPSESQVVKDLLEDDGKIVGYLTGFSMYNRLGLTTQVSNTIQIGKNDVRPTFKRERYTIAFIRQKNTISKENIPLLQLLDAIRYIKRIPDATVGASCRRLLTILKQLPDKDKSLLVRLALKYPPATKALLGALLDELGDNHLTESLYRTLNPITTYKLSGAGKALTTSEKWNIR, encoded by the coding sequence ATGAACGTAACAGAAACCATCGCATCCACTATAGACAGGCTACCTCGCGGCTATGTGTTTACCTACACAGATTTTGGTGCAGTGGCAGACAAAAAGGAGGCGGTCATCAAAGCGCTTAACCGGATGGTGGCATCAGGCAAGATAGCCAAGCTGTCCAAAGGTAAATACTACAAGCCCGAAATCACTCCGTTCGGTGAACTGGCGCCTAGTGAGTCACAGGTCGTAAAGGACCTGTTAGAAGATGACGGCAAAATTGTCGGCTACCTGACCGGCTTCAGCATGTACAACCGGCTTGGCTTGACCACGCAGGTGAGCAATACCATCCAGATAGGCAAGAATGATGTTCGCCCCACCTTTAAGCGGGAGCGTTATACCATTGCCTTCATTAGGCAGAAAAACACCATCAGCAAGGAGAACATCCCATTATTGCAACTGCTCGATGCCATACGCTACATTAAGAGGATCCCCGATGCCACGGTGGGAGCTTCTTGCAGACGTCTGCTAACCATTCTAAAGCAATTACCAGATAAGGATAAGAGCCTGCTGGTCCGTTTGGCGCTGAAGTACCCTCCCGCTACCAAGGCCCTGTTGGGAGCTCTGCTAGATGAGCTGGGCGATAACCATCTGACGGAATCGCTTTACAGGACACTCAACCCTATTACCACCTACAAACTGTCAGGAGCGGGAAAGGCGTTAACCACCTCCGAAAAATGGAACATAAGATGA
- a CDS encoding DUF6141 family protein — protein sequence MSEKNIVYRERQRFSQFWLWVVVLGVASIFWVGFVSQVLCGGALGSHPASVPGLTLLFVLLGLGLPFFFYRMSLTTEVQPGEVRVRFWPFHLRPVKIPLHLVRDYELVTYNPISDYGGWGIRWSWKGRAYNVSGNKGVQLHFYNKKPLLIGSQRAQELFRAIGEAKQMAGRAGL from the coding sequence GTGTCCGAAAAAAACATCGTCTACAGGGAGCGGCAGCGGTTCAGCCAGTTTTGGCTGTGGGTGGTGGTGCTGGGGGTGGCCAGTATCTTCTGGGTGGGCTTTGTGTCTCAGGTGCTGTGCGGCGGCGCGCTGGGCAGCCATCCGGCGTCCGTGCCGGGGCTTACGCTGCTGTTTGTGCTGCTGGGCTTGGGCTTGCCCTTTTTCTTTTACCGCATGTCGCTCACAACAGAGGTGCAGCCGGGGGAGGTGCGGGTGCGCTTCTGGCCTTTTCACCTGCGCCCGGTTAAAATCCCGCTGCACCTGGTCCGCGACTACGAGTTGGTTACCTACAACCCCATCAGCGACTACGGTGGCTGGGGCATACGCTGGAGCTGGAAGGGCAGGGCCTACAACGTGTCGGGCAATAAAGGCGTGCAGCTCCACTTCTACAATAAGAAACCCCTGCTCATCGGCTCGCAGCGGGCACAGGAGCTGTTCCGGGCGATAGGGGAGGCCAAGCAGATGGCGGGCAGAGCGGGCCTGTAA
- a CDS encoding STAS/SEC14 domain-containing protein has translation MLQLLEQSKGDLVAFRISGNVDRNDYDVMLPVLEERIKQHGKIRVYAEVQDVEEYTLKALWDDIKFDLKHAADFSKAALVGDRKWIDWLSTMAKPFTSAEVRYFDFSQREQAWEWIHA, from the coding sequence ATGCTACAACTACTAGAACAATCCAAAGGAGACCTGGTGGCTTTCAGGATATCAGGCAACGTAGACCGGAACGATTACGATGTAATGCTGCCGGTGCTGGAGGAGCGCATAAAGCAACATGGCAAAATCCGTGTGTATGCAGAGGTACAGGATGTGGAAGAGTATACCTTAAAGGCCCTGTGGGATGATATTAAGTTTGACCTGAAGCACGCCGCCGACTTTAGCAAAGCCGCCCTGGTGGGCGACAGGAAGTGGATTGACTGGCTCTCCACGATGGCCAAGCCCTTCACTTCGGCCGAAGTCCGGTACTTCGACTTCAGCCAGCGCGAGCAGGCCTGGGAGTGGATTCACGCATAG